In one window of Thalassotalea agarivorans DNA:
- a CDS encoding glycoside hydrolase family 2 TIM barrel-domain containing protein: MNDWENPQVISINKEQPRAFFTAFKSKSAALAGKQSSLVQSLNGQWRFNWVGHPDKRPANFFETDYDVSQWDEIDVPGNWQTQGYGRPIYTNHPYPFAKDQPRVMTQPPAHFTNYYDRNPVGSYKRKFTLEKALLNQQIILQFQGVKSAFYLWINGVKVGYSQGSMTPAEFDITKYLVEGENDLAVEVYRWSDGSYLEGQDMWRFSGIFRDVNLIAQAQAHIQDFHVTTPLINGYKDGVLNVAIALGRANARLNLDKYNIVTDLYSPDGQLINSTVSAANSDGKANVSIAVPNVSLWSADTPTLYSMMLTLLDEQGAPVEYVPWSFGFKEVKIENNQFWVNGKSIKIKGVNRHEHHPRTGRYIDLATMELDIKLMKQANFNLVRTSHYPNDHRWYQLTNKHGLYVLDDANQESHGYKTRNKILGDNPLWTKAHVDRAVSMVHTNKNYSSIVMWSLGNEGGAGQNFMAMREAVLAIDDTRPIMSDTDRNASDVIERSYRTVAGVDEYLAISDKTNKPFVQREYAHAMGNSLGNFQEHWDKINSHDNYIGGAIWDWVDQGLARVKNTAMVSYSSKPETLSLDPSREVWAYGGDFGDLPTDAEFLLNGIVAPDRTPYPSYYEVKKVQQNIAFKQDQDARSFLITNLHDFADLSAYQFHWTVLENGKSIQTGQFEVSALAGQTKRWQLPKHAKIDGSSEAIVELSAHLKSETTWGEQGFEVAHQQFIFNPFPVEQLSTQAVNTVSVSENDYTVTVTANKRTYSFDKVTGELTQINFQNKPLLHGAMAPYYWKPVNNNQARNNFIKRMSVWLNAAAYRKTKPIVVKQQQNDAVELTAISTLIPNGAEQTVRYTINGEGKLKVESHYKPNPDRIDHKFMPKFGMKLLLPADMNNIAWYGRGPFENYPDRKSGAKIGEYQATLDEFQVPYISATDSTNRSDVRHASFSNGKVTIAISGLKPFNFRAWPYSEEDLYSTSNSTTKNDEIDRIRRKHYYDLPLRHYINLNLDAEIHGVGGDNSWGGKTMKKYHVRADKPKTFSFVIEIN, translated from the coding sequence GTGAATGATTGGGAAAACCCGCAAGTTATCAGTATAAATAAAGAGCAACCGCGTGCTTTTTTCACCGCGTTTAAGTCAAAAAGCGCAGCGTTAGCTGGGAAGCAATCAAGTCTCGTGCAAAGTCTAAATGGACAATGGCGATTTAACTGGGTAGGGCACCCAGACAAGCGGCCTGCAAACTTCTTTGAAACAGATTATGACGTTTCTCAGTGGGACGAAATTGATGTACCGGGAAACTGGCAAACGCAAGGCTATGGACGACCAATATATACCAATCACCCGTATCCTTTTGCCAAAGACCAACCTCGTGTAATGACACAGCCACCTGCGCATTTTACCAACTATTACGACAGAAACCCTGTTGGCAGTTATAAGCGTAAGTTTACATTGGAAAAAGCCTTGTTGAATCAGCAAATCATCCTGCAGTTTCAAGGGGTAAAGTCAGCTTTTTATCTTTGGATAAATGGCGTCAAAGTAGGCTATAGCCAGGGCAGTATGACGCCAGCTGAATTTGATATTACTAAGTACTTAGTCGAAGGTGAAAATGACCTTGCCGTTGAAGTGTATCGTTGGTCTGATGGCAGCTATCTTGAAGGGCAAGATATGTGGCGTTTTAGTGGTATCTTTCGAGATGTAAATTTGATTGCCCAAGCACAGGCCCATATTCAGGACTTTCATGTTACCACGCCACTGATAAATGGCTATAAAGATGGTGTGCTAAATGTGGCAATTGCGTTAGGTCGCGCAAATGCAAGACTAAACTTAGACAAATATAACATTGTTACAGACTTATATTCCCCAGACGGTCAGTTAATCAATAGCACCGTCTCAGCGGCCAATAGTGACGGTAAGGCTAATGTGTCTATCGCAGTGCCTAACGTCTCGCTTTGGAGTGCCGATACACCCACACTATACTCGATGATGTTGACCTTGCTAGATGAGCAAGGTGCGCCAGTAGAATATGTACCTTGGTCGTTTGGCTTCAAAGAAGTCAAAATAGAGAACAATCAATTTTGGGTTAATGGTAAGTCAATTAAAATAAAGGGTGTTAATAGACATGAGCATCATCCAAGAACTGGACGTTATATTGATTTAGCTACGATGGAACTAGACATCAAGCTAATGAAACAAGCCAATTTTAATCTGGTGCGCACTAGTCATTATCCAAATGATCATCGTTGGTATCAGCTAACTAACAAACATGGCCTATATGTACTTGATGATGCTAATCAAGAGAGCCATGGTTACAAGACTCGAAATAAAATCCTGGGTGATAACCCGTTATGGACCAAAGCACACGTTGATCGCGCGGTATCTATGGTTCATACCAATAAAAACTATTCTTCAATTGTAATGTGGTCGCTGGGTAACGAGGGTGGCGCGGGCCAAAACTTTATGGCGATGCGAGAAGCGGTATTGGCGATAGATGATACCCGTCCGATTATGTCAGACACTGATAGAAACGCCTCTGATGTTATCGAACGAAGCTATAGAACAGTTGCAGGCGTAGATGAATATTTAGCTATCTCAGATAAAACCAATAAGCCCTTTGTTCAGCGAGAATACGCTCATGCAATGGGGAATTCTTTGGGAAATTTTCAAGAACATTGGGACAAGATTAATTCCCATGATAATTACATAGGTGGAGCAATATGGGATTGGGTCGATCAAGGGCTCGCACGCGTTAAAAACACAGCTATGGTTAGCTATAGCAGTAAGCCAGAGACTTTGTCGTTAGATCCAAGTCGAGAAGTATGGGCGTATGGTGGCGATTTTGGCGATTTGCCAACGGATGCTGAATTTTTGTTAAATGGCATTGTTGCGCCAGACAGAACACCTTACCCAAGTTACTATGAAGTTAAGAAGGTTCAACAAAATATTGCCTTTAAACAAGATCAAGACGCTCGCTCGTTTTTGATCACCAACCTACATGATTTTGCAGATTTATCAGCTTATCAATTCCATTGGACCGTATTAGAAAATGGTAAATCGATTCAAACCGGGCAATTTGAAGTCAGTGCATTAGCTGGACAAACGAAGCGCTGGCAATTACCTAAACATGCGAAAATTGACGGCTCTTCAGAAGCTATCGTTGAATTATCTGCACATTTAAAATCAGAAACTACCTGGGGCGAACAAGGCTTTGAAGTGGCACATCAACAATTTATCTTTAATCCATTTCCTGTTGAGCAGCTGTCAACACAAGCCGTAAATACGGTGAGCGTTTCTGAAAATGACTATACAGTAACCGTAACAGCAAATAAGCGCACTTATAGTTTTGACAAAGTAACGGGGGAATTAACACAAATAAACTTCCAGAATAAGCCGCTGTTACACGGGGCAATGGCACCATATTATTGGAAACCAGTTAATAATAACCAAGCGAGAAACAACTTTATTAAAAGAATGTCCGTATGGTTAAATGCCGCGGCATATCGAAAAACAAAACCTATTGTTGTTAAACAGCAGCAAAACGATGCAGTGGAACTTACGGCGATATCCACACTCATCCCAAATGGAGCCGAGCAAACTGTTCGCTATACCATTAATGGTGAGGGTAAACTAAAAGTTGAAAGTCACTACAAGCCTAACCCAGATCGTATCGACCACAAATTTATGCCTAAGTTTGGTATGAAATTGCTGCTACCTGCCGACATGAACAACATTGCCTGGTATGGGAGAGGCCCTTTTGAGAACTATCCAGACAGAAAATCTGGCGCGAAAATAGGTGAATACCAAGCAACGCTTGATGAATTTCAAGTGCCATATATTTCAGCAACAGACAGTACAAATCGATCAGATGTCAGACATGCAAGCTTCTCAAATGGCAAGGTGACTATCGCAATTAGTGGCTTGAAGCCTTTTAATTTTAGGGCGTGGCCATATTCGGAAGAAGATTTGTATTCGACAAGTAACAGTACAACAAAAAATGACGAAATCGATCGAATTAGGCGCAAACATTACTATGATTTGCCACTGAGGCACTACATTAACCTTAATCTAGATGCCGAAATACATGGTGTCGGTGGCGACAACAGTTGGGGTGGTAAAACAATGAAAAAATACCATGTTCGAGCTGATAAACCGAAGACATTTTCATTTGTTATTGAAATTAATTAA
- a CDS encoding sulfatase-like hydrolase/transferase → MNKFILLLSLLTVVVSQPVLSNEKPNFIIILTDDQGYGDVGFNGSKEIITPNIDRIATEGAKFSNGYVSYAVCGPSRAGLLTGRYQGRFGFDRNPHMDPTDPTAGVPLDEKMISEVLKPAGYTSSIIGKWHMGTHPTLRPNKRGFDYFYGFLSGGHRYFPEDLIYDSVEQGLEQENPKKQWLSWYYTKILENESIVETDEYLTDELSTAAVEFIKREKDNPFFIYLAYNAPHAPMQATKEYLDRNKHIPKGKRRTYAAMVTAVDDGVGRILKTLKEQGIDDNTLVVFLSDNGGPETKNGSDNGPLRGAKGDYHEGGIRVPFAMRWPAKIPSGLVYDNPVISLDLMATFAALAKAPINPNKPLDGVNLLPYLTGTNKGAPHDILFWRNFDKGIVAAREGNNKTLFIKKSNKKELYNLEQDISESRNLTKENKQHQQTFDTQQSKMTEWESGLAKEPAFKGLIIAKKENQKATKAYKKQQQK, encoded by the coding sequence ATGAACAAGTTTATTCTTTTACTTTCTTTACTTACTGTCGTTGTTAGCCAACCAGTGCTTTCAAATGAAAAACCTAATTTCATCATTATCTTAACTGACGACCAAGGTTATGGTGATGTTGGCTTCAATGGTAGCAAGGAGATCATCACCCCGAATATCGACCGAATTGCTACCGAAGGTGCGAAGTTTAGCAACGGTTACGTGAGCTATGCCGTTTGCGGTCCTAGCCGAGCGGGTTTGTTAACGGGTCGATATCAAGGGCGTTTTGGTTTTGATCGAAATCCGCATATGGATCCAACAGATCCGACAGCAGGTGTCCCGTTGGACGAAAAAATGATTTCCGAAGTGTTAAAGCCTGCCGGGTATACCTCAAGTATTATTGGCAAATGGCATATGGGTACTCACCCTACTTTACGTCCGAATAAACGAGGTTTCGATTATTTCTATGGTTTCCTTTCTGGCGGACATCGTTATTTTCCTGAAGACTTGATTTACGACAGTGTTGAGCAGGGACTCGAGCAAGAAAACCCAAAGAAACAATGGCTTTCTTGGTATTACACAAAAATTCTCGAGAATGAATCCATTGTCGAAACAGATGAATACCTTACCGATGAACTTTCAACGGCTGCAGTCGAGTTTATAAAACGTGAAAAGGACAATCCCTTTTTTATATACCTTGCATACAATGCGCCGCATGCACCTATGCAAGCAACCAAAGAATACTTAGACAGAAACAAACACATACCAAAAGGGAAAAGACGCACCTATGCCGCTATGGTTACAGCAGTAGATGACGGTGTTGGTCGTATTCTAAAGACCTTGAAAGAACAAGGAATTGATGACAATACGCTTGTCGTATTCTTATCAGACAATGGTGGTCCTGAAACAAAGAATGGCTCAGATAATGGACCACTGAGGGGTGCTAAAGGCGATTACCATGAAGGTGGCATACGTGTTCCATTTGCTATGCGATGGCCGGCTAAAATCCCAAGTGGTCTCGTTTACGACAACCCTGTCATTTCGCTAGATTTAATGGCAACTTTTGCCGCTTTAGCAAAAGCTCCTATTAATCCAAACAAGCCATTAGACGGCGTAAATTTACTTCCATACCTCACTGGCACCAATAAAGGCGCGCCACATGACATTCTGTTTTGGCGAAACTTCGACAAAGGTATTGTGGCGGCTCGCGAAGGCAATAACAAAACACTTTTCATCAAAAAGAGTAATAAGAAAGAGCTGTATAACCTTGAGCAAGATATATCAGAGTCTCGCAATTTAACTAAGGAAAACAAGCAGCACCAACAAACCTTTGACACGCAACAATCAAAGATGACGGAATGGGAGTCTGGTTTAGCTAAAGAACCCGCTTTTAAAGGCCTAATCATCGCCAAAAAAGAGAATCAAAAGGCGACAAAAGCATATAAAAAACAACAGCAAAAATAG
- a CDS encoding IS3 family transposase (programmed frameshift) yields MSRQRYTEEFKIQAVKQVTEQGHSMTSVAERLGVSYKSIHDWVKRYSKPAKQRQVDDAQSDEIRRLKAELKRVTMERDNLKGGRRVLCRGVKEKYTFVKSRLKQYPVELMCQVLNINRSGFYAWQKKPLSNRAIEDQRLLGKIKQFWLESGCTYGYRNITIDLKNDGEICGKNRIHRIMRTNKIKAIRGYKRHRGFGNNKQHPAAPNTLNREFKVNKPDQTWVTDFTYIRTYEGWLYLTVVIDLFSRKVVGWTMKSSPKSDLVIDALLMAVWRRRPQSKVLVHSDQGVQYTSSDWRSFLKEHNLEASMSRKGNCHDNAVAESFFSLLKKDRVKRKIYKTRDEARAEIFDYIECFYNSKRNHGTNGGVSPNEFEKRYFKELETV; encoded by the exons ATGAGCCGTCAGCGCTATACAGAAGAATTTAAAATCCAAGCAGTCAAACAAGTAACAGAGCAAGGTCACTCGATGACTTCCGTTGCTGAGCGATTGGGAGTCAGCTACAAGTCCATTCATGATTGGGTAAAAAGATATTCCAAGCCCGCCAAGCAGCGTCAAGTAGATGATGCCCAATCTGATGAAATACGTCGCTTAAAAGCCGAATTAAAGCGGGTTACAATGGAACGTGACA ATCTTAAAGGAGGCCGCCGTGTACTTTGCAGGGGAGTCAAAGAAAAGTACACGTTCGTGAAATCTCGACTCAAGCAATATCCTGTCGAGTTAATGTGTCAGGTTCTTAACATCAACCGCAGTGGTTTTTATGCCTGGCAGAAAAAGCCATTGAGTAATCGTGCAATCGAAGACCAAAGGCTGTTGGGCAAGATTAAACAATTCTGGCTCGAAAGTGGCTGTACCTATGGTTATCGCAATATCACGATTGACTTGAAAAATGATGGTGAGATATGCGGTAAAAATCGCATCCATCGGATAATGCGAACCAATAAAATTAAAGCTATCAGAGGTTACAAACGCCACCGAGGCTTTGGAAATAATAAACAACATCCCGCAGCGCCTAACACTTTAAATAGGGAGTTCAAGGTGAATAAGCCCGATCAAACGTGGGTGACAGATTTCACATATATCCGCACTTACGAGGGGTGGCTATATCTCACGGTTGTGATTGACTTATTTTCTCGAAAAGTCGTTGGCTGGACGATGAAAAGCAGCCCCAAATCTGACCTAGTAATCGATGCTTTACTGATGGCCGTATGGCGTCGAAGACCACAAAGTAAGGTGCTGGTTCACTCTGATCAGGGAGTCCAATATACCTCCTCTGATTGGCGTAGCTTCTTAAAAGAGCACAACTTGGAAGCTAGCATGAGTCGGAAAGGTAATTGCCATGATAACGCCGTGGCGGAGAGCTTTTTCTCATTGCTCAAGAAGGACAGAGTTAAACGTAAGATCTATAAAACCCGTGACGAAGCAAGGGCTGAGATATTTGACTACATTGAATGTTTCTACAATTCAAAAAGAAATCATGGTACAAATGGTGGTGTTTCTCCAAACGAATTTGAGAAACGTTATTTTAAGGAGCTAGAAACTGTCTAG
- a CDS encoding TlpA family protein disulfide reductase produces MAPSYLGTDSAGNEVNLDELRGKVVVVSFWVSWCKSCKNELAILNNLQQQVGTDLLKVVAVALSKENKLSFKKYREQLAELDLTLTHDKFGKIAKKYGVDKAPHLFVISKEGRITLEQSDYKKTPVNALVANLKQELVK; encoded by the coding sequence ATAGCCCCTAGTTATCTTGGCACTGATAGCGCAGGTAACGAAGTTAACTTAGACGAATTGCGAGGCAAAGTGGTGGTGGTTTCATTTTGGGTTTCGTGGTGTAAATCATGTAAAAACGAATTAGCTATTCTAAACAACTTACAACAGCAAGTAGGTACCGATCTGTTGAAAGTTGTCGCGGTTGCGCTAAGTAAAGAAAATAAGCTGTCATTCAAAAAGTATCGTGAACAGTTAGCTGAATTAGATTTGACACTCACACATGATAAGTTTGGTAAGATTGCTAAAAAATATGGCGTGGATAAGGCACCGCACCTATTCGTAATAAGTAAAGAAGGCAGAATTACGCTAGAACAAAGTGATTATAAAAAGACGCCGGTTAATGCTTTGGTAGCAAACTTAAAACAAGAACTTGTGAAATAA
- a CDS encoding tetratricopeptide repeat protein, with protein MKHWVKALVCVFSLSAYANENNEHFQQLINSAHLGDIYAQLQVANAYSNGEGVAVDNMKAVMYMSLAADFGSEKAKRILASLPASQSQAVRELYAESQLKQHYGYQALSTKIYPVIKGKTINIKRPKIQKKSGTASGSRFVGGTVLASSIYHFDVDTDGRVKDIEIDKNFYTEPFAVANILEQLSYYVYRPARRKGGNKQAVKAFGRRSVWGQKLSMQYLQSSEPKFLKKIKQMKKDAESGEPYAQYQLAMLSVAFPSLDMGRDIYKTYVKSAAEAGVPEAENEYAYMLMLGFGTNKNSEEAIQYLLRAAQSGYARAQYKLAREFLSGRAIETDEVKAKFWLEQAAEQGEQYAQFWLARLLIESDNELLRDPDRAKALLASVKEQQSYNPNWYYYAASTELHYKNKERGLSVLNEGKKLAKNYGWQLNEFNALSEQFEKL; from the coding sequence ATGAAACATTGGGTTAAAGCACTCGTGTGTGTATTTTCTTTGTCAGCATATGCAAATGAAAACAATGAGCATTTTCAACAGTTAATCAACAGTGCTCATTTGGGAGACATTTATGCTCAATTGCAAGTAGCCAATGCCTATTCTAACGGCGAAGGTGTCGCTGTAGATAATATGAAGGCTGTCATGTATATGAGCCTAGCTGCAGATTTTGGCAGTGAAAAAGCAAAAAGGATTTTGGCATCGTTACCTGCAAGTCAGAGCCAAGCAGTCAGAGAACTGTATGCAGAAAGTCAGCTTAAACAGCATTATGGCTACCAAGCATTGTCGACTAAAATTTACCCAGTTATTAAAGGTAAAACGATAAATATTAAGCGGCCAAAAATCCAAAAGAAATCAGGGACGGCTTCAGGTTCAAGGTTTGTTGGAGGTACAGTTTTAGCATCTTCTATTTATCACTTTGATGTCGATACTGATGGTCGAGTAAAAGATATAGAAATAGATAAAAACTTTTATACTGAGCCTTTTGCGGTCGCGAATATTTTAGAGCAACTTTCATACTACGTTTACCGACCAGCTAGAAGAAAAGGAGGCAATAAACAAGCTGTAAAAGCTTTTGGTCGCAGGAGTGTATGGGGACAGAAGTTAAGTATGCAATATCTTCAATCGAGTGAACCAAAATTCTTAAAGAAGATTAAGCAAATGAAAAAAGATGCTGAAAGTGGTGAACCATACGCACAGTATCAATTAGCTATGCTTAGTGTCGCTTTCCCCTCATTAGATATGGGTCGTGATATTTACAAAACATACGTAAAAAGTGCCGCAGAGGCAGGTGTGCCAGAGGCAGAGAATGAATATGCCTATATGTTAATGTTGGGATTTGGCACAAATAAAAACTCAGAAGAAGCTATACAATACTTACTGCGGGCAGCTCAGTCCGGCTATGCGCGCGCTCAATACAAACTAGCTCGTGAATTTTTATCAGGTAGAGCTATCGAAACAGATGAAGTTAAAGCTAAGTTTTGGTTAGAGCAAGCGGCAGAGCAAGGAGAGCAGTACGCTCAATTTTGGCTAGCTAGACTATTGATTGAAAGCGATAACGAATTGTTGAGAGATCCTGATCGTGCAAAAGCACTTCTAGCTTCGGTGAAGGAGCAACAATCATATAACCCCAACTGGTATTATTATGCGGCTAGTACTGAATTGCATTATAAGAATAAAGAACGTGGTTTGAGCGTTTTGAATGAAGGGAAAAAGTTAGCTAAAAATTATGGTTGGCAATTGAATGAGTTTAATGCGCTATCCGAACAGTTTGAAAAGCTATAG
- a CDS encoding sulfatase family protein produces the protein MKKILIQFTCSVVLCSLLSACSQQESAQHGTDEALVRKDTIKPNVVIFYVDDLGYGDLSSYGMTATQTPSIDALAREGIRFTDAHSSAATCTPSRYSLLTGQYAFRNNAAILPGDAPLIIDPDTPTLPDMMKKAGYKTAVVGKWHLGLGRGHVNWNEAVKPGPLELGFDYSFLMPATGDRVPTVYLENHHVVNLDPANPIEISYQQRIGSRPVGTESPQLLKQGADLQHSRTIVNGISRIGWMKGGHEAEWVDEDFHTVFTNKAIDFIEQNKAKPFLLYFPFHDIHVPRVPNEMFVGKSGMGPRGDAILQMDWMTGRIVQALKDAGVYDNTLIVFSSDNGPVMDDGYADQAEELKGEHDPSAGFRGGKYSAYEAGTRVPMIVTFPNGITSAGESSALISHIDLYRSLANLVSVELEQGEALDSVDLLPALLDASATGREEMLEESFTVSIRSGKWKYIEPFSGTTPDWLANKTAIENGLQSEPQLFDLSNDIAEQNNIATKYPEIVNQLQTRIDQIRAMP, from the coding sequence CCAACAAGAAAGCGCGCAGCACGGCACTGATGAAGCACTCGTTAGAAAAGACACGATAAAACCCAATGTCGTTATTTTCTACGTTGATGACCTTGGCTATGGCGATCTCAGTAGCTATGGCATGACGGCAACACAAACGCCAAGTATTGATGCTTTGGCTCGAGAAGGCATTCGATTTACCGACGCACATAGCTCTGCTGCAACGTGTACGCCTTCTCGATATTCTTTGCTAACAGGTCAATACGCTTTTAGGAATAATGCGGCGATTTTACCTGGAGATGCGCCACTTATTATCGATCCTGATACGCCCACCTTGCCTGATATGATGAAAAAGGCAGGATATAAAACAGCCGTTGTTGGAAAGTGGCACCTCGGTTTGGGACGAGGCCATGTTAACTGGAACGAGGCGGTTAAACCAGGTCCGTTGGAGCTAGGCTTTGACTATAGTTTTTTGATGCCGGCTACGGGCGATAGAGTACCTACCGTGTATTTAGAAAATCATCATGTGGTCAACTTAGATCCCGCTAACCCGATAGAAATTAGTTATCAACAGCGCATTGGTAGTCGTCCAGTGGGTACAGAATCACCTCAACTATTGAAACAAGGTGCTGATCTGCAGCATAGCCGCACCATAGTCAATGGTATTAGCCGTATTGGCTGGATGAAAGGTGGTCATGAAGCGGAATGGGTAGACGAAGATTTTCACACGGTTTTTACCAATAAAGCGATTGATTTTATTGAGCAAAATAAAGCAAAGCCGTTTCTGCTTTATTTTCCTTTTCATGATATTCACGTACCGCGTGTACCAAACGAAATGTTTGTGGGTAAGTCTGGCATGGGGCCCCGTGGTGACGCAATATTGCAAATGGACTGGATGACGGGACGAATTGTTCAAGCGTTAAAAGATGCAGGCGTTTATGACAACACCTTAATTGTGTTTTCAAGTGACAATGGCCCGGTAATGGACGATGGCTACGCTGATCAGGCAGAAGAGCTTAAAGGTGAACATGACCCTTCAGCGGGCTTTAGAGGCGGCAAATACAGTGCTTATGAAGCAGGTACACGAGTGCCTATGATTGTTACTTTTCCTAACGGCATAACATCGGCTGGAGAGAGCAGTGCGTTGATCAGTCATATAGACTTGTATCGCTCGTTAGCAAATCTTGTATCTGTAGAGCTCGAACAAGGCGAAGCGCTTGATAGTGTCGACTTGTTACCTGCATTGCTTGATGCATCAGCTACTGGCCGAGAAGAAATGTTAGAAGAATCATTTACCGTCTCTATTCGCAGTGGTAAGTGGAAGTATATCGAACCATTTTCAGGGACTACACCCGATTGGTTAGCCAACAAAACCGCAATAGAAAATGGTTTGCAATCCGAACCGCAGCTATTTGATCTAAGCAATGATATTGCAGAGCAAAACAATATTGCGACAAAGTATCCTGAAATCGTTAATCAGCTGCAGACGCGCATAGATCAAATCAGAGCGATGCCGTAA